Within Enterobacter sp. RHBSTW-00175, the genomic segment CGCTTTGTTTATTCTTCCATCGGTGCCTGGTATCACCATCAGGATAAAATGCAATCTCAGCAAACCAGTCTGTCCGTCTATACTTCCGAACGCTAAACCAGCGGCTTATTTTGCAGCATCCGTATAATGGCAGAGATCCCTTTGCTCAGGATTTTATCCTGGCGCATCACTACAGCCAGTTGGCGATGCAAAACCGGCGTCAGCGAATGCACGCTTAACCCTTCGCAATCGGCTGGGTTTTCCACCGCCATTCGCGGCACGATGCTGTATCCAAGCCCTGCACGCACCATACGTTTGATAGCCTCGATGCTTCCGAGCTGCATGACCGGCGCTATCGCGATCCCGCAGGCCTCAAACCAGCTGTCAATCAACGCGCGTGTACCGCTTCCCGATTCGAAAGCAATCAGGGGCTGAGCGTGCAGAACCTCTGGCGTCAGCAAATGCCACGCGCCGGGCTGCTCCTGAGAAACAATAAAGACGAACTCTTCGTTCATCACCGGCATAACATCCAGCGCGCGCCCGCTGACAGGCAGCGTGACCAGCCCCATGTCCAGACGATTTTCTTCAATCGCGCGCACAATATCGAGCGTATTCCCGGTGGTGACGCCCACCTTTAACAACGGGTAGTCGTTTCGTAGCTGCTGCAACAGCGGAGGCAAAAGATGGATACAGGCCGTTGCCCCAGTCCCGAGCGTGATTGTGCCGCTCACCTCGCGGTTAAACTCGCTGACGGAACGAATAGCCTCATCCACCACTTGTTCGATACGCTCCCCGTGGCTTAACAACGCCAGCCCGGCTGCAGTGGCTTTAATGCCGCGCCCAGTTCGCTCAATTAATCGCGTCTGGAGAAATTGCTCTAGCTGGCGGATTTGCAGACTAACCGCAGGCTGAGAAATACCAAGCACATCCGCAGCGGCGGAAAAGCTGCCCCGCTGTACCACCAGGCGAAAAGTCGCCAGATTGCCCAGATTTAGCGTCGTCATTCAAAGTTTCTCTTATACAGGTCATAAGGTCGCGAGCCTGCCTGCACAATACCGCGCCCGTTATGCTGAGGACAACTGCATAACGGAATGAAAAATAATGGAAACACCTGCCCTGCCTCGCCGACTCGCCCTGACGGCGGGATGCAATCAACTCATCAACTGGGGAATTTCGTTTTATATGCCCGGCACCCTTGCGCGATCGATTTCAGCCGACCGGGGTTGGTCATCACCGCAGATTTACTTCGGCCTGACGCTGGCGATGCTGGTGATGGCGGCGGTTTCTCCGTTTGTCGCCCGCCTGCTGGCACGCTTTGGCGGTCAGAAGGTGGTGATGGGCGGCACGTTACTGATCGCCATAAGCTGCGCGGGGATGGCGTATACCCAGACGCTTTTTGGCTGGTACTGTGCCTGGCTGGTCACCGGCGTCGGGATGCGCCTGTCGCTGTACGATGCGCTGTTCGCCGCGCTGGTGAACCTGTACGGGCAGCAGGCGCGAAGAACCATCTCGCGCGTCACGCTGGCAGGCGGGCTGGCCTCAGCCATCTTCTGGCCGCTGGGTGATGGCCTGCTTCACGTCATGGGCTGGCAGGACGTGCTGCGCGTCTATGCCCTCTTTGGTCTGCTGAGCGCGGCACTGATACGTACGCTTCCCCGGCAGCGGCTGACGGTGACGACAAAGGTCAGCACGCCGCCGCTGAATAACGAGCGGCGTAACGGCTGGCTTTATGCTGTCTTTATTGCCCTTATCACCTTCGTCTCTAACGGAACGTCCACCCACCTGCCAGAGTTTATCACCCACTTTGGGCTGCCAGTGGTCGTTGGCATGCTGTGGGGATTCGGCCAGACCGGCGCGCGCGCGATGGAAGTGATGGCGGGCACCCGCATAACGCCGTTCAATCTGACCCTTTTCACCGCGATCGCTATGCCGATCTGCTTTCTCGTCGGGTTAAGCAGCGCCCTTTTTGTCTGGTGCGCCGCCGGGTTCGTGCTGGGATACGGTGCGATAAACGGGCTGGTCACCCTCGTCAAAGCCACCCTGCCGCTGGAACTGTTTAGTCCCGAAAGCTATGCCGCCCGCACCGGTATACTGCTTATTCCCGGTCAACTGATGGCGGCGGCGTCGCCGTTTGCCTATGCGTGGCTGAATAAAACGCTGGGGATTGTCGGCGCAATGTGGGTCTCAGCGGGCCTGACGCTGGTGATTGCCGGGCTGGCGATAGCGATTGTCCGTCTTCCCGGCAGGCTAACTGCATTGCACTGTATCCAGCGCGCCACGCTGACTAACGGGTACAAAACGGCGCCTCCGGCAAATCTCTCTGATACAT encodes:
- a CDS encoding MFS transporter, translating into METPALPRRLALTAGCNQLINWGISFYMPGTLARSISADRGWSSPQIYFGLTLAMLVMAAVSPFVARLLARFGGQKVVMGGTLLIAISCAGMAYTQTLFGWYCAWLVTGVGMRLSLYDALFAALVNLYGQQARRTISRVTLAGGLASAIFWPLGDGLLHVMGWQDVLRVYALFGLLSAALIRTLPRQRLTVTTKVSTPPLNNERRNGWLYAVFIALITFVSNGTSTHLPEFITHFGLPVVVGMLWGFGQTGARAMEVMAGTRITPFNLTLFTAIAMPICFLVGLSSALFVWCAAGFVLGYGAINGLVTLVKATLPLELFSPESYAARTGILLIPGQLMAAASPFAYAWLNKTLGIVGAMWVSAGLTLVIAGLAIAIVRLPGRLTALHCIQRATLTNGYKTAPPANLSDT
- a CDS encoding LysR family transcriptional regulator, whose amino-acid sequence is MTTLNLGNLATFRLVVQRGSFSAAADVLGISQPAVSLQIRQLEQFLQTRLIERTGRGIKATAAGLALLSHGERIEQVVDEAIRSVSEFNREVSGTITLGTGATACIHLLPPLLQQLRNDYPLLKVGVTTGNTLDIVRAIEENRLDMGLVTLPVSGRALDVMPVMNEEFVFIVSQEQPGAWHLLTPEVLHAQPLIAFESGSGTRALIDSWFEACGIAIAPVMQLGSIEAIKRMVRAGLGYSIVPRMAVENPADCEGLSVHSLTPVLHRQLAVVMRQDKILSKGISAIIRMLQNKPLV
- a CDS encoding YfgG family protein, whose product is MSQATRMHKRHRFNTRMTRIILLISFLFFFGRFVYSSIGAWYHHQDKMQSQQTSLSVYTSER